One genomic window of bacterium includes the following:
- a CDS encoding DUF362 domain-containing protein: protein MITRREFLKTAAVGTIGLGTTVQTIASRSQNTGYFGLHPFIENHPEAVFIMRTSVEDKMNAEAKLQAGLAFGRSVFVPRDETGIPITISIPVKPNMKTADPFKYDMESIISHVTDPYFVEGSLASIIELGVPGGNIHLREVNRPEHYGVPYGFSGVAERLGADIRLDQSPDVSQLKEGADFNWVEIPDGTFYKRIPYLEPINTPDTWMLNLSKFKAHGMGLTLCCKNLQGSVAHNYQQFCANYNAKMSIYSSDQHADAYTVIKANFDRHLAAGVPRWDKPGSDFNSGIGMETWVTRTLDNLSVTPCGLHVIEGIYGRDGQGNSDYGPNPIDQPHDFNTTGVSSDGKAWDWMSNVIIFGKDSFRVDIIGYWLGGHEPGNIGLFHCAIDKGMSTALDPNKIPVYLWDNGTATLTPLQNFERTPLLTYYLCRNYNGQTEFIYHLMNEPYDYGTVTGIEEPSVPEKPEAYVLYQNKPNPFNPYTSIEYSLPKSAYARLEIYNSFGQLVEVLVDGYRGAGTHMAVWNTMNRASGIYFYRFRSGGFTETKKMTLVK, encoded by the coding sequence GTGATCACGAGAAGAGAGTTTCTGAAGACCGCCGCAGTCGGAACTATCGGGCTCGGAACCACCGTGCAGACAATCGCATCCCGCAGCCAGAACACCGGTTATTTCGGTCTGCATCCTTTCATCGAAAACCATCCTGAAGCGGTTTTTATCATGCGAACATCAGTGGAAGATAAAATGAACGCCGAGGCCAAGCTCCAGGCCGGTCTGGCTTTCGGAAGAAGCGTGTTCGTCCCCCGCGACGAGACCGGAATACCGATAACCATTTCGATTCCGGTGAAACCGAACATGAAGACCGCCGATCCTTTCAAGTATGACATGGAGAGTATTATCAGCCATGTCACCGATCCTTACTTTGTCGAGGGCTCTCTCGCGAGCATCATTGAGCTCGGTGTACCCGGCGGCAATATTCATCTCCGTGAGGTCAACAGGCCGGAACATTACGGCGTCCCCTATGGATTTTCAGGCGTGGCGGAACGTCTCGGTGCTGATATCCGGCTCGATCAGTCACCCGATGTAAGCCAGCTCAAGGAAGGCGCGGATTTCAACTGGGTCGAGATTCCGGACGGTACGTTTTATAAAAGAATCCCCTATCTCGAGCCTATCAACACACCCGATACATGGATGCTCAACCTGTCCAAGTTCAAAGCGCACGGCATGGGTCTCACCTTGTGCTGCAAGAACCTCCAGGGAAGCGTCGCTCATAATTACCAGCAGTTCTGCGCCAACTATAACGCGAAAATGAGTATATACTCCAGTGATCAGCATGCGGATGCCTATACGGTCATCAAGGCAAACTTCGACCGTCACCTCGCGGCAGGCGTTCCTCGCTGGGACAAGCCGGGCTCCGATTTCAACTCCGGCATCGGCATGGAAACATGGGTTACCCGTACGCTCGACAATCTTTCGGTCACTCCCTGCGGGCTCCATGTAATCGAGGGAATATACGGCCGCGACGGCCAGGGGAATTCCGATTACGGCCCAAATCCGATCGACCAGCCGCATGATTTCAACACTACCGGCGTATCATCGGACGGGAAGGCATGGGACTGGATGAGCAATGTCATCATTTTCGGGAAGGATTCGTTCAGGGTGGATATCATCGGCTACTGGCTCGGCGGTCATGAGCCCGGTAATATCGGCCTCTTCCACTGCGCGATAGACAAGGGAATGTCAACTGCGCTCGATCCTAATAAAATCCCCGTATACCTGTGGGATAACGGTACGGCGACTCTTACCCCGCTGCAAAACTTTGAACGGACGCCGCTTCTTACCTACTATCTATGCCGGAATTACAACGGCCAGACAGAGTTCATATATCATCTCATGAACGAACCGTACGATTATGGTACGGTGACCGGCATTGAAGAACCGTCGGTACCCGAAAAGCCGGAAGCTTATGTACTGTATCAGAACAAACCGAATCCGTTCAATCCCTATACATCGATCGAGTATTCGCTGCCGAAAAGCGCCTATGCGAGACTCGAAATCTATAACAGTTTCGGGCAGCTTGTCGAGGTGCTTGTCGATGGTTACCGTGGGGCAGGAACGCACATGGCGGTATGGAACACCATGAACCGTGCCTCGGGAATTTATTTTTACCGTTTCCGCTCGGGCGGATTTACCGAAACGAAAAAAATGACGCTTGTCAAATAG
- a CDS encoding carbohydrate-binding family 9-like protein, with amino-acid sequence MKPITMILLALITCMSYPAQAEVPEYTVYRATGKIVLDGTLEEEDWAAAPSAGEFSFPWWTKGEKEQTEVKMLWDDTFLYIAYRCDDKYIWADHYDINSATYEDDCVELFWNPDPEAVSDYYQFEINCIGVPKSLRRSDRITIMLPYITQSINGTVNDDSDTDTGWIIEMAVRFDEYNEVSLGRTPSPGDYWRIGANRCGGKTNPQYSQWSPSHTTSPSFHQPQDFGKITFSDKPVR; translated from the coding sequence ATGAAACCCATTACAATGATTCTTCTTGCTCTCATTACCTGCATGTCATATCCCGCACAGGCGGAAGTACCCGAATACACGGTTTACCGGGCAACCGGAAAGATCGTGCTCGACGGCACCCTCGAAGAGGAAGACTGGGCAGCCGCACCCTCGGCCGGGGAGTTTTCCTTTCCATGGTGGACCAAAGGAGAGAAAGAGCAGACCGAAGTCAAAATGCTCTGGGACGACACCTTTCTTTACATAGCCTATCGCTGCGACGACAAATATATCTGGGCCGATCACTATGATATCAACTCGGCTACCTATGAGGACGACTGCGTGGAGCTTTTCTGGAATCCGGATCCTGAAGCTGTGAGCGATTATTATCAGTTCGAAATAAACTGTATCGGAGTCCCGAAAAGCCTGCGGAGATCGGACAGGATTACGATCATGCTGCCCTATATCACCCAGAGTATAAACGGTACGGTCAACGACGACAGCGATACCGATACCGGATGGATCATCGAAATGGCGGTGCGGTTCGACGAGTACAACGAGGTGTCTCTCGGCAGGACACCGTCGCCGGGCGATTACTGGAGAATCGGCGCCAACCGCTGCGGCGGTAAAACCAACCCGCAGTACAGCCAGTGGAGCCCGTCCCACACGACATCGCCGAGTTTTCACCAGCCTCAGGATTTCGGCAAGATAACGTTTTCGGATAAACCGGTACGATAA